In the Acetobacterium sp. KB-1 genome, CTTTCTCCCATGGAAAGATTGATTCTTTTTTCTGAATCAAAGAAAGTTTTGCCATTGATAATAATCTGTCCCTGATCTGGTTTAACCAATCCGGCAATGCAGCGCAACAGCATACTTTTTCCCGAACCGGAAGCCCCTAAAATACCAATAACCTCTTCTTTTGACTGTAGTTTAACATCAAGCTGGAAGCCGTAGAGTTTCTTTTTTATATCAACTAAAAATTCCATTAAATCACCCTCCCAAGCCCCGCTGCTGATTCTTTTTGTAGCTTTCCCAGTAATTATTAATCACGAGAACGGTCAGTGAAATGGCGAAGATAATCATCACCCAGATCAGAGCAATCTTCATTTCGCCACTCTGAGTGGCAAAATAAATAGCGACCGGAATGGTTTCTGTTTTTCCTGGAATACTGCCGGCCACCATCAGGGTTGCCCCAAATTCGCCGAGACATCGCGCAAATGTCAATGCCGTAGCGGCTGCAATCCCGGGCCTGGCAACCGGAACGGCTACCCGCCAAAAGACCTTTCTTTCCGATGCCCCAAGGGTTCTGGCGGCACTAAGGATATTGGGATCGATTTGTTCAAATGCACCCATCGTCGTTTTATACATCAGTGGAAAAGCCACAACAATGGCAGCTATCACAGCCGCATACCAGGAAAAGATAATATTTACCCCAAATATTGATAAGAAATTACCAATTGGACCGTTTTTCCCGATCAAAAGAAGGATGGCAAATCCTGCAACTGTTGGCGGTAAGACCAGTGGAAGCGTTAAAATACCATCAATCAAACCTCTCCATTTTCCTTTATAATTGGTCATCAGCCATGCAACACTAATCCCCAGAAAAAAATTAATGGTTGTCGCTGTTAGCGTAACTTTGATTGAAATCCAAGCTGGTGAAAAATCGAAATTGATACACCTCACTCCCTTCTACACTTCTTAATTAACCTGAATTTTATACCGATGTCATTACTTTTAGCTGCAGTTTATAAAAGCAATCTGGCTTAAATCCTCTGTTTTAACGCTGAAATTTAGAGTGTTTTAAATCCATATTTAACAAAAACATCTTTAGCTGCGTCCGTACTTAAAAAATCGATGAATGCTTGTGCTGGTTCTGAATTTTTACTGGTTTTAATCACCGCTGTTGGGTAAATAATTGCTTTATGTGATTCATCCGAAGCGACCGCAATTGTCTTAACTGAATCAGACACCTTTGCATCGGTTGAATAAACAACGCCGGCATCAACATTTCCCGTTTCAACCCAGGTTAATACTTCTTTAACATCTTTACCATATACTAATTTATCGGTTATTTGATCCATTACATTATAGTGATTAAAAACATCAACTGCATATTGACCAGCTGGCACAGTTGAAGGTTCTCCAATAGCGACTTTTTTAATCGAAGGATCAACTACTTGCGCAAAATCCGTAATGGTGGCGGTAGAATCTTTAGGTACGATCAAAACAACATCATTGCCAAGCAGCTCTTTGATGGTATCATTACTTAACAATTCAGCATCTTTTAAATTGTTCATATACTTCGTGGATGCAGACAAGAAGACATCGACATCAGCGCCTTGTTGAATTTGTTCGGCAAGTGAACCAGAACTTCCAAACGTAATTGCCAGCGTTACATCGGGTTCCTCCTTGGCATATAAATCCTGAATTTCTGTCATGGCATCTTTTAAACTGGCAGCGGCTGAGATAGTCATTGATACCGGTTCCGAATTACCTTCCTCCTTGGCTGCTGACTGACAACCTGCCAGTGCAAAAACCATTGATACCAATGCGATCAGTACAATTCCTCTTTTCAACGCTTTCATCTCTCTTCTCCTTTTTCGTGTTTTTATTATGTTTTGTTATGTTTCGATTCTTTTTATTATACAAAACACCAGGTTCAAAGTCAATTCATTCCATGTTTTTATTTAAAACACGTTATCAACACTATCCGATATCAAGAACCTTGTTTTATTTCTTTTATATTCATCGATTCTTGTATATAATAGAAAGATAATCAAAGAGGAGGCGATCATAGTGAATGATGAACTTTTATACACCCCAGAAGAAATCAGCAAAAAACTTAAAA is a window encoding:
- the modB gene encoding molybdate ABC transporter permease subunit, with the translated sequence MNFDFSPAWISIKVTLTATTINFFLGISVAWLMTNYKGKWRGLIDGILTLPLVLPPTVAGFAILLLIGKNGPIGNFLSIFGVNIIFSWYAAVIAAIVVAFPLMYKTTMGAFEQIDPNILSAARTLGASERKVFWRVAVPVARPGIAAATALTFARCLGEFGATLMVAGSIPGKTETIPVAIYFATQSGEMKIALIWVMIIFAISLTVLVINNYWESYKKNQQRGLGG
- the modA gene encoding molybdate ABC transporter substrate-binding protein translates to MKALKRGIVLIALVSMVFALAGCQSAAKEEGNSEPVSMTISAAASLKDAMTEIQDLYAKEEPDVTLAITFGSSGSLAEQIQQGADVDVFLSASTKYMNNLKDAELLSNDTIKELLGNDVVLIVPKDSTATITDFAQVVDPSIKKVAIGEPSTVPAGQYAVDVFNHYNVMDQITDKLVYGKDVKEVLTWVETGNVDAGVVYSTDAKVSDSVKTIAVASDESHKAIIYPTAVIKTSKNSEPAQAFIDFLSTDAAKDVFVKYGFKTL